Proteins found in one Actinomycetes bacterium genomic segment:
- a CDS encoding helix-turn-helix domain-containing protein: MQGRQERAPRGLLTADEVQQLLDIDRSTIYRMAGDGRLPAVKIGRQWRFPADRIAALLEVGTPAPAANPAFDTTSSQPLGTPLSAEIAESVLDVAAGALDVMMVVTDMTGRPVTNVINPCARFFHESGDPATLAACITEWRQLADDVHFESRFRVGHLGFECARAFIRVGSELVGMVLAGGVAPVGDDSDDLFQLDPGRRQQVLSTLPKVAAALSRVATPTKDLRSAG; the protein is encoded by the coding sequence ATGCAGGGCAGGCAGGAGCGGGCGCCACGGGGTCTGCTCACGGCCGACGAGGTTCAGCAGCTCCTCGACATCGACCGGTCTACCATCTACCGGATGGCCGGCGACGGCCGGCTGCCGGCCGTGAAGATCGGCCGCCAGTGGCGGTTCCCGGCCGACCGGATCGCCGCGCTGCTCGAGGTCGGCACCCCCGCGCCGGCCGCGAACCCCGCGTTCGACACGACCTCGTCCCAGCCCCTGGGCACGCCGCTGTCGGCCGAGATCGCCGAGTCGGTGCTCGACGTGGCCGCGGGCGCGCTGGACGTGATGATGGTCGTCACGGACATGACGGGGCGGCCGGTCACCAACGTGATCAACCCGTGCGCCCGCTTCTTCCACGAGTCCGGTGACCCCGCGACGCTGGCCGCGTGCATCACGGAGTGGCGGCAGCTGGCCGACGACGTCCACTTCGAGTCCCGCTTCCGCGTCGGCCACCTCGGTTTCGAGTGTGCCCGGGCGTTCATCCGGGTCGGCTCAGAGCTGGTCGGCATGGTGCTCGCTGGCGGTGTGGCCCCAGTCGGTGACGACTCCGACGACCTGTTCCAGCTCGACCCCGGACGGCGCCAGCAGGTGCTGTCCACGCTACCCAAAGTGGCCGCGGCACTGTCTCGCGTGGCCACCCCGACGAAGGACCTAAGGAGCGCAGGATGA